One window from the genome of [Clostridium] celerecrescens 18A encodes:
- a CDS encoding GntR family transcriptional regulator, translating into MTKKFTQNPGESAREYALRFLLDQIINLEFTPGQKISDIEISKELNISRTPVREAILSLTNGHLIESYPQKGIFISLIDSNIVEQVCTMRKMIEGPLAEMSCDFITQEHLDNLYDYITLQKDYASNGPRENFEKFLTLDIAFHKEFYDICGMTFIYDTMQTIMPHFDRQRKLSYQINVSDRVISDHSAICKAIMEKDKKKASEAMIRHISTALADQTILKKEFPDYFI; encoded by the coding sequence ATGACGAAAAAGTTTACCCAAAACCCGGGAGAGTCTGCACGTGAATATGCCCTTCGGTTTCTTCTGGACCAGATTATTAACCTGGAATTCACGCCGGGACAAAAAATCTCTGATATAGAAATTTCAAAAGAATTAAACATCAGCCGGACTCCGGTCAGGGAAGCCATTCTTTCTCTGACCAATGGCCATTTGATCGAAAGCTATCCTCAAAAGGGGATTTTTATTTCTTTGATCGATAGTAATATCGTGGAACAGGTATGTACGATGAGGAAAATGATTGAGGGGCCGCTGGCAGAAATGAGCTGTGATTTTATCACCCAGGAGCACCTGGATAACTTATATGACTATATAACGCTCCAAAAAGATTACGCATCCAACGGACCGAGGGAGAACTTCGAGAAATTTCTGACTCTGGATATTGCTTTCCACAAAGAATTTTATGATATATGCGGAATGACCTTTATCTACGACACCATGCAGACCATCATGCCTCACTTTGACAGACAGCGAAAGCTGAGTTATCAGATCAATGTATCAGACCGTGTCATCAGCGATCACTCCGCCATCTGCAAAGCCATCATGGAAAAGGATAAGAAAAAGGCTTCTGAAGCCATGATCCGGCACATATCCACCGCATTGGCAGATCAGACCATACTTAAAAAAGAATTTCCCGATTATTTCATTTAA
- a CDS encoding ABC transporter substrate-binding protein, with protein MRRMKKVLCMAMAVGMTVSTLAGCGSSTSGAAKAPASGETQAGAQSTATGAPIKVGVSNMVTGPMAAGGLRMKQAVTMAFEEINAKGGVLGGRPLEMVLVDDTGTPTGAVNAVNKILGENVSVAIGPHTSPMASATQELYRKAGVPFISAATSPKLLEAQNPYFFRISVSDGAVGPAMVEFAKDQFGAAKVGALYDTDDYGVAADNATKLYCEKNGIEYYSEGFTSGDKDLTSQLSKIKGWGPDVIFDFSHDAEAALIVRQLDELGMGELPHVGPNALAQSQTYDLCDAKQLEGTYASTDFYADQTNETMKKFLDDFKARWGADVERYAAMYYTAAYLTADAIERAGSDKPEDIRKALSETKDFNAVFGKLNCSEQGEMNTNLYILEFNGEKNMTVSKQVSLD; from the coding sequence ATGAGAAGGATGAAAAAAGTTTTATGCATGGCAATGGCGGTTGGTATGACTGTCTCAACCCTGGCTGGCTGCGGCAGCAGTACATCAGGTGCAGCGAAAGCACCGGCTTCAGGAGAAACACAGGCGGGAGCCCAGTCAACGGCTACCGGTGCTCCGATCAAGGTGGGAGTATCCAACATGGTAACTGGCCCTATGGCAGCCGGCGGGCTTCGTATGAAGCAGGCCGTAACCATGGCGTTTGAAGAAATCAATGCCAAAGGCGGAGTGCTGGGGGGAAGACCTTTGGAGATGGTTCTTGTTGATGATACAGGGACTCCCACAGGTGCGGTAAATGCAGTCAATAAGATCCTTGGTGAGAATGTTTCGGTAGCGATCGGACCCCATACTTCTCCCATGGCATCTGCAACTCAGGAGTTATATCGGAAGGCTGGAGTTCCTTTTATCAGCGCTGCTACCTCACCAAAGCTTTTAGAGGCACAGAATCCATACTTTTTCCGTATATCCGTTTCTGATGGAGCCGTAGGACCGGCTATGGTGGAGTTTGCCAAGGACCAGTTTGGTGCTGCAAAGGTTGGAGCACTCTATGATACAGACGATTACGGTGTAGCGGCTGACAATGCCACAAAACTGTATTGCGAAAAGAATGGGATTGAGTATTACTCAGAAGGCTTTACATCAGGCGATAAGGACTTAACATCACAGCTTTCCAAAATAAAAGGCTGGGGACCTGATGTTATCTTTGACTTTTCCCATGACGCAGAGGCGGCTTTGATTGTCCGCCAGTTGGACGAGCTTGGTATGGGAGAACTTCCTCATGTTGGACCTAATGCTCTGGCACAGTCCCAGACCTATGATTTATGCGATGCGAAACAGCTGGAAGGTACTTATGCATCTACAGATTTCTATGCTGACCAGACCAATGAGACCATGAAGAAATTTTTAGATGATTTTAAGGCACGCTGGGGGGCTGACGTGGAACGTTATGCAGCGATGTATTATACTGCTGCTTACTTAACAGCCGATGCCATTGAACGGGCCGGCTCTGATAAACCGGAAGATATTCGCAAAGCTCTTTCTGAAACAAAAGATTTTAATGCAGTATTTGGAAAGCTAAACTGCTCTGAGCAGGGAGAGATGAATACGAACCTTTATATTCTGGAGTTTAACGGAGAAAAGAATATGACTGTATCCAAACAGGTATCCTTAGACTGA
- a CDS encoding branched-chain amino acid ABC transporter permease, translating into MQVFVQLLITGIAMGFIYALVGIEYTLIWNATGLLNFSHDKFILFGAYMFAGTYVLGLGLPPILAILFTILTMFLLGVVSAFVIFNPLSKLSTNLFAVIGTVILGRIMIESVRLIWGPLPFTLDNFMRGSLHFGSVVVSKSHLVIIVVCSLITAGLQVFFKATKTGKAMRCVSENKTAASLMGINVPMNIAFTIGLSAIVCATIGILVIPIFNVELQMSSMIGLKGFASGVIGGFGYLPGAIVGGILLGVVEIFGSMLIPSVYKDCLSFVLLIIFLLVRPSGILGNKR; encoded by the coding sequence ATGCAGGTATTTGTACAGCTGCTCATTACCGGTATTGCCATGGGTTTTATCTATGCTTTGGTTGGTATTGAGTACACTCTTATCTGGAACGCAACAGGATTACTTAATTTCAGCCATGATAAGTTTATCTTATTTGGAGCTTATATGTTTGCCGGTACCTATGTGCTGGGTCTTGGGCTTCCGCCGATACTAGCAATTCTTTTCACGATTCTTACCATGTTTTTATTAGGGGTTGTCAGCGCGTTTGTAATTTTTAATCCGCTTAGCAAGCTTTCCACCAATTTATTCGCAGTAATTGGAACCGTTATCCTTGGCAGGATCATGATAGAGTCGGTTCGCCTGATCTGGGGACCTCTTCCCTTTACACTGGATAATTTCATGAGAGGATCCTTGCACTTCGGTTCTGTGGTAGTCTCAAAGTCTCATTTGGTGATTATTGTGGTATGTTCCCTGATTACCGCTGGCCTTCAGGTTTTCTTTAAAGCAACCAAGACCGGAAAAGCCATGCGTTGTGTATCAGAAAATAAAACGGCAGCCTCCTTAATGGGAATCAATGTTCCTATGAACATTGCTTTTACCATTGGTTTATCAGCAATTGTCTGTGCCACCATCGGAATCCTGGTAATTCCTATCTTCAATGTGGAACTTCAAATGTCGTCCATGATCGGTTTAAAAGGATTTGCCTCCGGTGTCATCGGCGGTTTTGGCTACCTTCCCGGAGCAATTGTAGGCGGTATCCTTCTGGGAGTAGTTGAAATTTTTGGAAGTATGCTGATTCCATCTGTTTATAAAGATTGTCTGTCATTTGTACTGTTAATCATTTTCTTGTTGGTTAGGCCGTCAGGAATTCTGGGAAATAAAAGATAA
- a CDS encoding branched-chain amino acid ABC transporter permease, whose product MKINKTSALIAAAAIALAAILPMFISNNYHLNLMIQVLINIIIVVGLNFITGLTGQMNLGTAGIFSMGAYTSSLLATRLGINPWICLIAAVGMGFLIGMGLGYPSLRVSGVYLALTTIGFSEIVRILMTNLTGLTGGALGVTGIPPFSILGHKFQTNKEIYYLYLVIAVILIFNAYRIVNSKWGRAFLAVKDNPDAVEAGGINIASIKILAFTLAAVYATVAGSLYAHYVGFINPSAYNLEYSINYVVMLVIGGIGSVPGNVLGAILVTLVPEFLRFMENYYWLVFSIITLLFVIFMPNGIVSLFKGKKRAANAGKGVQANGR is encoded by the coding sequence ATGAAAATTAACAAAACATCGGCATTAATTGCAGCAGCAGCCATTGCTCTTGCAGCGATCCTACCCATGTTTATTTCCAATAACTATCATCTGAATCTGATGATACAGGTGTTAATAAATATCATTATAGTCGTAGGGCTTAATTTCATAACCGGCCTTACCGGTCAGATGAATCTGGGAACTGCCGGTATATTCTCTATGGGAGCATATACGTCTTCCCTGCTGGCCACTAGACTTGGGATCAATCCATGGATTTGCTTGATCGCAGCCGTTGGCATGGGATTTTTAATAGGAATGGGACTTGGCTATCCTTCCTTAAGGGTATCCGGAGTATATCTGGCCCTTACTACCATTGGTTTTTCTGAAATCGTCCGTATTCTGATGACGAATTTGACAGGCCTGACGGGAGGAGCTTTGGGCGTGACGGGAATTCCCCCATTTTCTATCCTGGGCCATAAATTCCAGACGAATAAAGAGATTTACTATCTCTATCTGGTCATAGCGGTCATTCTTATCTTTAACGCATACCGGATTGTTAATTCCAAATGGGGACGGGCTTTCCTGGCAGTTAAGGATAATCCGGATGCTGTGGAAGCAGGAGGGATCAACATTGCGTCCATTAAGATTTTAGCGTTTACCCTTGCAGCCGTTTATGCAACAGTGGCAGGAAGCCTTTATGCCCATTACGTTGGTTTCATCAATCCAAGTGCATATAACCTGGAGTATTCCATAAACTACGTTGTCATGCTGGTTATTGGAGGAATCGGCTCTGTGCCAGGCAATGTGCTCGGGGCGATTCTGGTTACTTTAGTGCCGGAATTTTTAAGATTTATGGAAAATTACTACTGGCTGGTATTTTCAATCATCACTCTGCTGTTTGTTATCTTTATGCCAAATGGAATCGTTTCTCTATTTAAGGGAAAGAAGAGGGCAGCAAATGCAGGGAAAGGAGTGCAGGCAAATGGCAGATAA
- a CDS encoding ABC transporter ATP-binding protein gives MADNREGKSILTLEHVTKRFSGLVAVNDLSLDMKERTIHALIGPNGAGKSTAINMITGLLPLTEGEIYHEDTKISGMSAHQIAQTSCSRTFQNLKLYRSMTVKENLMMGNMSDRKQGFVPFLFDIKNAYREEKLMNEKADQILEFMGLKDLSEEYPSNMPYGKQKLTELARSLMSDPRLLFLDEPAAGLNPSERVEFVNIMLKVFDSGIDIFLIEHNMDVIMNISNYITVINFGAKIAEGTPEEIQQDPLVIKAYLGDRYKQNMARGASNA, from the coding sequence ATGGCAGATAACAGAGAAGGAAAGTCTATTTTAACCCTGGAACACGTAACAAAACGCTTTTCCGGGCTGGTTGCGGTAAATGATCTGTCTCTGGATATGAAGGAACGTACCATTCATGCTTTGATCGGACCAAACGGAGCAGGCAAGTCAACTGCTATCAATATGATCACTGGTCTTCTGCCATTAACAGAGGGTGAAATCTACCATGAGGATACGAAAATAAGCGGTATGAGCGCTCATCAGATCGCCCAAACCAGCTGCAGCCGGACTTTCCAGAATTTAAAGTTATACCGTTCCATGACAGTAAAGGAAAACTTAATGATGGGAAATATGTCAGACCGGAAGCAGGGCTTTGTGCCTTTTCTGTTTGATATTAAGAACGCATACAGGGAAGAGAAGCTGATGAATGAAAAGGCAGATCAGATTTTAGAGTTCATGGGATTAAAGGATCTGTCAGAAGAGTATCCGTCCAATATGCCTTACGGGAAACAGAAACTTACGGAGCTTGCCAGGTCTCTCATGTCAGATCCAAGACTTCTGTTCTTAGATGAACCTGCCGCAGGACTCAATCCCTCCGAGCGTGTGGAATTTGTAAATATCATGCTGAAGGTATTTGATTCCGGCATCGATATTTTCCTTATTGAGCACAATATGGATGTTATCATGAATATCAGCAATTATATTACCGTTATTAACTTCGGAGCGAAAATTGCCGAAGGCACACCGGAAGAAATACAGCAGGATCCGTTGGTAATTAAGGCGTATTTAGGCGACCGGTATAAACAGAATATGGCAAGGGGGGCTTCAAATGCTTAA
- a CDS encoding ABC transporter ATP-binding protein codes for MLKVNGIDVYYGKVQALFDVSIEVGDREIVSIIGANGAGKTTLMKSIMGINKPKNGTIEYNGQVISGLPPHKVVSKKIVYIPEGREIFPNMTVQENLEMGAYSVKLSKAEMERHLEEQYDIFPRLKERAKQKAGSMSGGEQQMLAIARGLMSDPELLMLDEPSLGLAPVIVDDMFDVIVRVNKVRNIPIAIVEQNAFMAMSISDRTYVLEVGNLVTHGESKALMDSDEIKKAYLGG; via the coding sequence ATGCTTAAGGTAAATGGCATTGACGTATATTATGGCAAGGTTCAGGCTCTGTTTGACGTATCCATTGAAGTGGGAGACCGGGAGATCGTATCCATCATCGGAGCCAACGGGGCAGGAAAGACTACCCTGATGAAATCCATCATGGGAATCAATAAACCGAAAAACGGCACGATCGAATACAACGGTCAGGTCATAAGCGGTCTCCCTCCCCATAAGGTGGTAAGTAAAAAGATTGTTTATATCCCTGAAGGCCGTGAAATTTTCCCCAATATGACGGTTCAGGAAAATCTGGAAATGGGTGCCTATTCTGTAAAGTTATCAAAGGCGGAAATGGAGCGTCATCTGGAAGAACAGTACGATATTTTTCCAAGGTTAAAGGAACGGGCAAAACAAAAAGCCGGTTCCATGTCAGGAGGCGAGCAGCAGATGTTAGCCATAGCAAGAGGGCTTATGTCAGATCCGGAACTTTTGATGCTTGATGAACCAAGCCTTGGTCTTGCACCGGTCATTGTTGATGACATGTTTGATGTAATTGTCCGCGTGAATAAGGTGAGAAATATACCGATTGCGATTGTGGAGCAGAATGCATTTATGGCCATGTCCATATCTGACAGGACCTATGTATTGGAAGTGGGCAATCTTGTTACCCATGGAGAAAGCAAAGCACTGATGGATTCTGATGAAATTAAAAAAGCTTATCTGGGAGGCTGA
- a CDS encoding zinc-dependent alcohol dehydrogenase — MRAIYLEEPWKVACIDTEKPEPKEGQALIKVRAAGICGSDIGAYRGTNPLVSYPRIIGHEVVGEVIFIPEDNRKGIKAGDHVIVDPYLFCGECYPCSIGRTNCCTALKVLGVHVEGGMSDYMVHPADMLWKLPEDMPWDIAPMAEPLTIALHGIHRGGLKKGERVAIIGAGPIGLLAAMSALAYEAEPIVIDVVAERLSFAKELGVKYTIHSAEENLAEKVLEYTNGRLAELVMECSGANPAVRSALDITANAGRITLTGWPKKETPLPTDMITRKEIDIRGARTSANEFEEAIELIHSGRVDVRKILTKTVTMEETPAVIADIEQNSGNYMKVNVIL, encoded by the coding sequence TTGCGCGCTATTTATTTAGAAGAACCGTGGAAGGTTGCATGTATTGACACTGAAAAACCAGAGCCAAAGGAAGGTCAGGCCCTTATCAAAGTGCGGGCAGCAGGTATCTGCGGAAGTGATATAGGTGCATACCGGGGAACCAATCCTCTGGTATCCTATCCAAGGATTATCGGCCATGAGGTAGTGGGAGAGGTAATATTCATTCCGGAGGACAACAGGAAAGGAATTAAGGCAGGAGACCATGTGATCGTAGATCCCTACCTCTTTTGCGGAGAGTGCTACCCCTGTTCCATTGGACGAACCAATTGCTGTACCGCTCTAAAGGTACTTGGGGTCCATGTGGAGGGAGGAATGTCCGACTATATGGTACATCCGGCAGATATGCTGTGGAAGCTTCCTGAAGATATGCCATGGGATATTGCACCGATGGCAGAGCCCCTTACCATTGCCTTGCATGGCATTCACAGAGGAGGTTTAAAGAAAGGGGAGCGTGTGGCAATCATAGGGGCAGGCCCCATCGGTCTTCTGGCAGCCATGTCAGCTCTGGCTTATGAGGCAGAGCCAATTGTCATTGACGTTGTTGCTGAGCGCCTTTCTTTTGCAAAAGAGCTGGGAGTAAAATATACCATTCATTCAGCAGAAGAAAACCTGGCTGAAAAGGTATTAGAATATACCAATGGCCGCTTGGCAGAGCTTGTTATGGAGTGCTCCGGTGCAAACCCGGCAGTCCGTTCTGCCCTGGACATTACAGCGAACGCAGGCCGGATCACGTTAACCGGCTGGCCGAAAAAAGAAACTCCGCTCCCTACCGATATGATCACCAGAAAGGAAATTGATATCCGCGGTGCCCGTACCAGTGCCAATGAATTTGAAGAAGCCATTGAGCTGATCCATTCAGGCAGGGTAGATGTGAGAAAAATACTGACCAAAACCGTCACGATGGAAGAAACCCCTGCAGTGATCGCTGATATTGAACAAAATTCCGGTAACTATATGAAAGTAAACGTAATTCTGTGA
- a CDS encoding cation-translocating P-type ATPase: MKDWYQKTEEEVLEALHTSKEGLSATEAAGLLASKGENILEEGKKKSTLQVFAEQFRDLLVVILIAAAVISMLSGNAESTIVIVAVIVLNAVLGTVQHEKAQKSLASLKSLSSPTAKVIRDGQKVEIASKGVVPGDILLLEAGDMVVADGRILNNYSLQVNESSLTGESTNVDKEEGTLDTEAPLADRTNMVYSGSLVTYGRAVVAVTGTGMDTEIGKIASLMNATKEKKTPLQVSLDQFSSRLAMVIMVICALVFLLSIYRRMPLLDSLMFAVALAVAAIPEALSSIVTIVQAMGTQRMARENAIIKELKAVESLGCVSVICSDKTGTLTQNKMTVKDIYVDGKVCQPDELDLRNQLHRYLLYDALLTNDSSIVEGKGIGDPTEYALLEMAGKVSLSHDLIREMMHRLEEIPFDSDRKLMSTKYQLHGVPTILTKGAVDVLLYRTTHIRTSEGVRELTEKDRENILEQNMKFSENGLRVLAFAYKEVEEDHVLSLKSENDFIFIGLISMVDPPREESKDAVADAKRAGIRPVMITGDHKITATAIAKQIGIFEKGDMAVTGAELDAMTDEELDLNITKTSVYARVSPENKIRIVDAWQRRGNVVSMTGDGVNDAPALKKADIGVAMGITGTEVSKDAASMILADDNFATIIKAVANGRNVYRNIKNAIQFLLSGNMAGILSVLYTSIMALPVPFAPVHLLFINLLTDSLPAIAIGMEPAEHGLLNRKPRDPKEGILSKEFMLKILVQGALIAACTMTAFHIGLKQGSAATASTMAFCTLTLSRLFHGFNCRSRHSIFRLGFASNWYSLGAFLAGVILLSLVMFVPILEKLFSVAPLTASQIGIIYGLAVIPTIIIQLAKIIKENRK, translated from the coding sequence TTGAAAGACTGGTATCAGAAAACAGAAGAAGAAGTTTTAGAAGCGCTTCATACGTCAAAGGAAGGCTTAAGTGCAACAGAAGCAGCCGGACTTCTTGCCAGCAAGGGAGAAAATATTCTGGAGGAGGGAAAGAAAAAAAGCACCCTTCAAGTATTTGCCGAGCAGTTCCGTGATCTGCTGGTGGTCATTCTGATTGCAGCGGCTGTCATTTCCATGCTTTCAGGAAATGCAGAAAGTACTATCGTTATCGTAGCGGTCATTGTGCTGAATGCGGTTCTTGGAACCGTGCAGCATGAAAAGGCCCAGAAGTCCCTGGCAAGCTTAAAATCCCTGTCGTCACCAACTGCCAAGGTGATCCGGGATGGACAAAAGGTTGAGATCGCTTCAAAAGGCGTGGTCCCCGGAGATATCCTGCTTCTGGAAGCCGGAGATATGGTAGTAGCTGATGGGCGGATCCTTAATAATTATTCCCTTCAGGTAAACGAAAGCTCCTTAACCGGCGAATCTACCAATGTGGATAAGGAAGAAGGGACTCTTGATACAGAAGCACCTCTGGCAGACCGGACCAATATGGTTTATTCCGGAAGCCTGGTTACTTACGGCAGAGCGGTTGTAGCTGTCACCGGAACCGGAATGGATACGGAGATCGGAAAGATCGCCAGCCTGATGAATGCGACTAAGGAGAAAAAAACACCTTTGCAGGTCAGTCTGGATCAGTTTTCCAGCCGTCTTGCCATGGTCATCATGGTAATTTGTGCCCTGGTGTTCCTGTTGAGCATTTATCGTAGAATGCCCCTTCTGGATTCCCTGATGTTTGCTGTGGCTCTTGCGGTTGCTGCTATTCCGGAGGCATTAAGCTCCATTGTAACCATTGTACAGGCAATGGGGACACAGCGGATGGCAAGGGAAAATGCCATTATAAAAGAATTAAAGGCGGTGGAAAGCCTTGGCTGCGTTTCCGTCATCTGTTCTGATAAGACCGGAACCCTGACTCAAAATAAGATGACTGTAAAGGATATTTATGTGGATGGAAAAGTCTGTCAGCCAGATGAGTTAGACCTTCGCAACCAGCTCCACCGGTATCTGCTTTACGATGCGCTGCTGACCAACGATTCCTCTATTGTAGAAGGAAAGGGGATCGGAGATCCTACGGAGTATGCCCTTCTTGAAATGGCAGGAAAAGTCAGCTTAAGCCATGATCTCATCAGGGAAATGATGCACCGTCTGGAAGAGATTCCATTTGATTCCGACCGGAAGCTGATGAGCACAAAATACCAGCTGCATGGAGTTCCTACCATACTGACAAAGGGTGCGGTGGATGTATTGCTGTACCGGACCACCCATATCCGTACTTCTGAAGGAGTCAGGGAACTGACAGAAAAAGACCGGGAGAATATCCTGGAACAGAATATGAAATTTTCAGAGAATGGACTTCGGGTGCTTGCTTTTGCCTATAAGGAAGTGGAGGAAGACCATGTGCTTTCCTTAAAATCAGAAAACGACTTTATCTTTATTGGGCTTATCTCCATGGTTGATCCGCCGAGAGAAGAGTCTAAGGATGCGGTAGCCGATGCCAAACGGGCAGGAATCCGGCCGGTAATGATCACCGGGGATCATAAGATCACGGCAACTGCCATAGCAAAGCAGATCGGTATTTTCGAAAAGGGTGATATGGCTGTTACCGGCGCAGAATTAGATGCTATGACCGATGAAGAGCTTGATTTGAATATTACTAAGACTTCCGTATATGCCAGAGTATCGCCGGAAAATAAGATCCGCATTGTGGATGCATGGCAGAGGCGGGGAAATGTTGTTTCAATGACAGGAGACGGAGTCAATGATGCGCCTGCCTTAAAGAAGGCCGACATTGGAGTGGCTATGGGAATCACCGGTACGGAGGTTTCCAAGGATGCTGCATCTATGATTCTGGCAGATGATAATTTCGCAACCATTATAAAGGCAGTTGCCAACGGCCGTAATGTTTACCGGAACATTAAAAACGCCATTCAGTTTTTGCTGTCCGGCAACATGGCTGGAATCCTTTCTGTCCTGTATACATCTATTATGGCACTTCCTGTCCCCTTTGCACCGGTTCATCTGCTTTTCATCAACCTGCTTACAGACTCTCTTCCGGCAATCGCTATTGGCATGGAGCCTGCGGAGCATGGCCTGCTTAACAGGAAGCCAAGAGATCCCAAAGAGGGAATCCTGTCCAAAGAATTTATGCTTAAGATCCTGGTACAGGGCGCGCTGATTGCCGCGTGTACCATGACGGCTTTCCATATCGGATTAAAGCAGGGCAGTGCAGCAACAGCCAGCACCATGGCCTTTTGTACCCTGACCCTTTCCCGGTTGTTCCACGGATTTAACTGCAGAAGCCGCCATTCTATTTTCCGGCTGGGTTTTGCAAGCAACTGGTACAGTCTTGGAGCATTCCTGGCAGGTGTTATCCTGTTAAGCCTTGTTATGTTTGTGCCTATCCTTGAAAAGCTGTTTTCAGTAGCTCCCCTTACAGCCAGCCAGATCGGCATCATATATGGCCTTGCAGTCATTCCTACGATTATCATACAGCTTGCAAAAATCATAAAGGAAAACAGGAAATAA
- a CDS encoding DUF1576 domain-containing protein encodes MTGQLSLKVRNSGPLSRRTKFQILALVPIYFIVAGLLLQPFDEIWRGIITIVREPDFLITDYFAIGGVGAAFVNAGVLTLLSIAIVYFLGMEMSGHTITSCFLMFGFSLFGKNIMNIWAIMMGICLYSYYHKTSITRYIYVGFYGTSLSPIITQIMQIGNLHLASRLILSIIVGLGIGFVLPPLSTHTHYAHKGYSLYNVGFSAGIIATVIVSLMKSFGITIETRLIWFEGNNELFARLLLFLFFGMIIFAFLLSENVGKRYLEILKTYGLSGTDYVKSEGFGPTLLNMGINGIVATLFLVMSGGALNGPTIGGIFTIVGFSATGKHLRNILPIMMGVILGGAVQNWSITDPNALLALLLSTTLAPIAGEFGILAGIIAGFLHSAAALNVGIVYGGMNLYNNGFAGGLIATFLVPVYQSVRDRSARAKVHDSL; translated from the coding sequence ATGACAGGACAACTTTCACTAAAAGTGAGAAATAGCGGACCGCTGTCCAGGCGGACGAAATTCCAAATTCTTGCCCTGGTGCCGATTTATTTTATTGTTGCAGGTCTCTTACTGCAGCCGTTTGATGAAATCTGGAGGGGTATCATTACAATTGTCAGAGAGCCAGATTTCCTGATAACGGATTATTTTGCTATTGGCGGCGTAGGAGCTGCTTTTGTTAATGCGGGTGTATTAACCTTATTAAGTATTGCAATTGTATATTTTCTTGGTATGGAGATGAGCGGCCATACTATAACCTCATGCTTTCTCATGTTTGGTTTTTCTTTGTTTGGGAAAAATATCATGAACATATGGGCTATCATGATGGGTATCTGCCTGTATTCTTATTATCACAAAACTTCCATTACACGTTATATTTATGTTGGCTTTTACGGGACCTCATTGTCCCCGATCATCACTCAGATCATGCAGATCGGCAATTTACATTTGGCGTCCAGGCTGATTTTGAGCATTATTGTCGGATTGGGAATTGGATTTGTACTTCCGCCCCTGTCCACTCATACGCACTACGCCCACAAGGGATATTCTCTCTATAATGTGGGATTTTCTGCCGGCATCATTGCCACGGTGATTGTATCACTGATGAAGTCCTTTGGAATCACCATAGAGACAAGACTGATCTGGTTTGAGGGAAACAACGAGCTGTTTGCAAGGTTGCTTCTGTTTTTATTTTTTGGTATGATAATATTTGCATTCCTGCTATCAGAGAATGTTGGAAAACGTTATCTGGAAATACTAAAAACCTATGGTCTCAGCGGAACCGATTATGTAAAGAGTGAGGGATTTGGGCCTACACTCCTTAATATGGGGATTAACGGAATTGTAGCAACATTGTTCCTTGTTATGTCAGGAGGAGCGTTAAACGGACCTACGATTGGAGGGATATTCACCATTGTAGGCTTCAGTGCAACAGGAAAGCACCTGCGAAACATTCTTCCTATCATGATGGGAGTGATACTTGGAGGAGCGGTCCAGAACTGGAGCATTACAGATCCCAACGCTCTTCTTGCCCTTTTATTGTCTACAACCCTTGCGCCGATTGCCGGTGAGTTCGGCATTTTAGCGGGTATTATAGCCGGATTTTTACACTCTGCCGCTGCCCTTAATGTAGGCATTGTTTACGGCGGAATGAACCTTTATAACAATGGCTTTGCTGGAGGTCTCATAGCCACCTTCCTGGTACCGGTGTACCAGTCTGTCCGGGACAGAAGCGCGCGGGCCAAGGTCCATGATTCCTTATAG